The proteins below are encoded in one region of Halorhodospira halochloris:
- the uvrB gene encoding excinuclease ABC subunit UvrB produces MTERFQIKSRYQPAGDQPQAIEGLVDGLESGLADQTLLGVTGSGKTFTIANVIEQLQRPALILAPNKTLAAQLYGEMREFLPHNRVEYFVSYYDYYQPEAYVPSSDTFIEKDASVNEHIEQMRLSATKAVLEHRDTVIVASVSSIYGLGDPQAYMSMLLHLVRGEVIDQRDILRRLAELQYTRNDVELSRGTYRVRGETIDVFPAESQEEAVRIQLFDDEIEELAWFDPLTGEVHRSVPRVTIYPKTHYVTPAEQIKKAVEQIGEELRERLAELRSADKLVEAQRLEERTRFDMEMMLELGYCNGIENYSRYLSGRAPGEPPPTLLDYVPSHAVVFIDESHVTVPQIGGMYKGDRSRKQTLVEYGFRLPSALDNRPLKFDEFRRLSPQTVYVSATPGPFEDEHSGQVVEQVVRPTGLVDPEVEVRPAGSQIDDLYAEIRKRVELAQRVLVTTLTKRMAEDLTDYLQENGVRVRYLHSDVDTVERTEIIRDLRLGHFDVLVGINLLREGLDIPEVSLVAILDADKEGFLRSTRSLIQTIGRAARNVEGRAILYADKITDSMRRAIDETERRRAKQIAHNREHGITPQSICKDVPDIMERGGVPAPGDARKYAQVADAAAEYNAMTPAQGVKKIRELEKLMQQHARNLEFEQAAKMRDEIKRVEQYVLGGEVENLA; encoded by the coding sequence ATGACCGAACGTTTTCAGATTAAATCACGCTATCAGCCAGCGGGTGATCAACCCCAAGCAATAGAAGGCCTGGTTGACGGGCTGGAGAGCGGTCTGGCCGATCAGACTCTGCTCGGAGTCACTGGCTCTGGGAAGACCTTTACCATCGCCAACGTAATTGAGCAGCTGCAGCGCCCGGCATTGATCCTCGCCCCTAACAAGACTCTGGCAGCGCAGCTTTACGGCGAGATGCGCGAGTTTTTGCCGCACAACCGGGTTGAGTACTTCGTCTCCTACTACGACTACTATCAGCCCGAGGCCTATGTGCCATCCTCGGATACCTTTATCGAGAAGGATGCCTCGGTTAACGAGCACATCGAGCAGATGCGCCTATCAGCGACCAAGGCCGTGCTCGAACACCGCGACACGGTGATCGTTGCCTCTGTCTCCTCCATCTATGGCTTGGGCGACCCTCAGGCTTATATGTCAATGCTGCTGCACTTGGTGCGCGGAGAGGTTATAGATCAGCGCGATATTTTGCGACGCTTAGCGGAGCTACAGTATACCCGCAATGACGTCGAGTTAAGTCGGGGCACTTATCGGGTCCGCGGTGAGACTATCGATGTATTTCCTGCTGAGTCGCAAGAAGAGGCGGTGCGCATCCAGCTCTTTGATGATGAGATTGAAGAGTTGGCTTGGTTCGATCCGCTGACCGGAGAAGTGCACAGGAGCGTACCCAGGGTAACCATCTATCCGAAGACCCACTACGTTACCCCGGCCGAGCAGATCAAAAAGGCGGTCGAGCAGATTGGCGAGGAGTTGCGCGAGCGACTCGCTGAACTGCGCTCTGCTGACAAGTTAGTCGAGGCGCAACGGCTTGAGGAGCGGACCCGCTTTGATATGGAGATGATGCTCGAGCTTGGTTACTGTAACGGTATCGAGAACTACTCGCGCTATCTTTCTGGGCGTGCCCCAGGGGAGCCACCACCGACACTGCTCGATTACGTGCCGTCTCATGCAGTGGTCTTCATCGATGAATCTCACGTTACGGTGCCCCAAATTGGCGGGATGTATAAGGGTGATCGTTCGCGCAAACAGACCTTGGTGGAATACGGCTTTCGGCTGCCCTCGGCGTTGGATAATAGGCCGTTAAAATTCGATGAGTTCCGCCGTCTCTCCCCTCAGACGGTATATGTCTCAGCAACTCCGGGGCCCTTTGAGGATGAACACTCTGGTCAGGTGGTGGAGCAGGTGGTGCGCCCTACCGGTCTGGTCGATCCAGAGGTCGAAGTGCGGCCGGCCGGCTCGCAGATTGATGACCTCTATGCCGAGATCCGCAAGCGCGTGGAGTTGGCGCAACGGGTACTGGTTACTACCTTGACCAAGCGCATGGCTGAGGATCTAACCGACTATTTACAGGAAAACGGCGTGCGCGTGCGCTATCTCCACTCAGATGTAGACACGGTAGAGAGGACAGAGATCATCCGTGATCTGCGCCTGGGCCATTTCGACGTTTTGGTGGGGATTAACCTGTTGCGGGAGGGGTTGGATATCCCCGAGGTCTCCTTAGTGGCAATACTCGACGCTGATAAGGAGGGGTTTCTGCGCTCAACTCGTTCGCTGATCCAGACTATTGGCCGGGCCGCTCGCAATGTTGAAGGTCGTGCCATTCTCTATGCCGATAAGATAACCGATTCTATGCGCCGGGCGATTGATGAGACCGAGCGGCGTCGGGCCAAGCAGATTGCGCATAACCGCGAGCACGGCATCACCCCGCAGTCTATATGTAAGGATGTGCCGGATATCATGGAGCGAGGCGGGGTTCCAGCCCCAGGTGATGCACGTAAGTATGCTCAGGTAGCTGATGCAGCTGCTGAGTACAACGCTATGACTCCGGCGCAGGGGGTTAAAAAGATTCGTGAGTTAGAGAAGCTTATGCAACAGCATGCCCGTAATCTGGAGTTCGAACAGGCAGCCAAGATGCGCGATGAAATTAAACGGGTTGAGCAGTATGTGTTGGGCGGCGAAGTGGAAAACCTAGCCTAA
- a CDS encoding SUF system Fe-S cluster assembly regulator → MLRINRETDYGVLILSAMARVPEQRASSAQLAYAHGLPQPIVSKVMKQLVHAGLLCSFRGTKGGYGLSRTPDQVNILEVIEALEGPIAITDCVENGTQSCAHAYDCNAGAAWSRISDVVRTALQGVTLEQMGAPQEQSVTFHNQRSDSVGTGANYGVAEE, encoded by the coding sequence ATGCTGCGCATCAATCGCGAAACAGACTACGGCGTGCTCATACTTAGCGCTATGGCCCGTGTGCCTGAGCAAAGGGCTAGCTCTGCGCAGTTGGCGTACGCTCACGGTTTACCGCAGCCTATAGTTAGTAAAGTAATGAAGCAACTGGTTCATGCTGGGCTGCTTTGCTCCTTTCGGGGAACGAAGGGTGGCTATGGCCTGTCGCGAACACCCGATCAGGTAAATATCTTGGAAGTCATTGAGGCCCTTGAGGGGCCTATTGCCATAACGGATTGCGTCGAGAATGGTACTCAAAGTTGTGCTCATGCCTACGATTGTAACGCGGGAGCCGCGTGGTCGCGAATCAGTGATGTTGTGCGCACAGCCTTGCAGGGGGTGACGCTGGAGCAGATGGGCGCGCCTCAGGAGCAGTCAGTAACCTTTCACAATCAGCGCTCAGATAGCGTGGGCACGGGGGCCAATTATGGCGTCGCAGAAGAATGA
- the sufB gene encoding Fe-S cluster assembly protein SufB, whose amino-acid sequence MASQKNDYIEQFSQRGYAAGFYTDIEQEFAPPGLNEETIRFISAKKNEPQWMLEWRLEAYHSWLQMSMPNWQKVSFEPIDFQAISYFAAPSKKPGSLDEVDPKLLETYAKLGIPLHEQKMLAGVEEDGSAAAGEGEDGSAEGDKGSFTKKVAVDAVFDSVSVTTTFKDELAKHGVIFCSISEALRDHPELVQRYIGSVVPRKDNYFAALNSAVFSDGSFVYIPEGVECPMELSTYFRINAGHTGQFERTLIIAEPGSYVSYLEGCTAPQRDEHQLHAAVVELVAHHDAHIKYSTVQNWYPGDEQGRGGVYNFVTKRGLCEGARSKISWTQVETGSAITWKYPSCVLKGDESSGEFYSVAVTRGKQQADTGTKMIHIGKHTRSQIVSKGISADSADQSYRGLVKILPTANGARNHSQCDSMLLSSSCGAHTYPYMDVQNPSAQLEHEATTSKISDEQIFYCKQRGISEEDAVSMIVNGFCKEVFQELPMEFAVEAQKLLEVTLEDSVG is encoded by the coding sequence ATGGCGTCGCAGAAGAATGACTACATTGAGCAGTTTTCACAGCGTGGCTATGCAGCAGGATTCTATACCGATATAGAGCAGGAGTTTGCCCCCCCGGGGCTTAACGAGGAGACAATACGCTTTATCTCGGCTAAAAAAAATGAGCCGCAGTGGATGCTCGAGTGGCGTTTGGAGGCGTACCACTCGTGGCTACAAATGAGCATGCCTAATTGGCAAAAGGTCAGCTTTGAACCCATAGATTTCCAGGCGATCTCGTACTTTGCGGCCCCCAGTAAAAAGCCCGGCAGCCTCGATGAGGTCGATCCAAAGCTCTTGGAGACCTACGCCAAGCTGGGCATCCCCCTGCACGAGCAAAAGATGTTAGCCGGGGTGGAAGAGGATGGTTCTGCGGCTGCAGGTGAGGGTGAGGATGGCTCTGCAGAAGGAGATAAAGGGTCATTTACCAAAAAGGTGGCTGTCGACGCAGTTTTTGACTCTGTGTCGGTAACTACCACCTTCAAGGATGAGCTCGCCAAGCATGGGGTTATATTTTGCTCTATTTCGGAGGCCCTGCGCGATCATCCAGAACTGGTCCAGCGATACATTGGTTCCGTTGTGCCGCGTAAGGATAACTACTTTGCCGCGCTGAATTCAGCAGTATTCTCCGATGGCTCTTTTGTCTATATCCCTGAAGGCGTTGAATGCCCGATGGAATTATCGACTTACTTTCGCATCAACGCCGGCCATACCGGACAGTTTGAGCGGACTTTGATAATTGCTGAGCCAGGCAGCTACGTCTCTTACCTGGAAGGGTGTACTGCGCCGCAGCGTGATGAGCATCAGCTGCACGCAGCCGTAGTTGAGCTAGTTGCCCACCACGATGCCCACATTAAATACTCGACGGTGCAGAACTGGTATCCAGGCGATGAGCAGGGGCGGGGAGGCGTCTATAATTTCGTCACCAAGCGTGGTTTGTGTGAGGGGGCACGCTCGAAGATATCCTGGACCCAAGTTGAGACAGGTTCGGCGATAACCTGGAAATACCCGAGTTGTGTTCTCAAGGGCGATGAGTCGAGCGGTGAGTTTTATTCAGTCGCGGTAACGCGCGGTAAGCAACAGGCCGACACCGGCACCAAAATGATCCATATCGGCAAGCATACCCGCAGTCAGATAGTCTCCAAGGGGATATCGGCAGACTCTGCCGATCAGAGCTATCGTGGTTTGGTCAAGATATTGCCGACCGCTAATGGTGCACGCAATCACTCGCAGTGCGACTCTATGTTGCTGAGTTCGAGTTGTGGGGCACACACCTACCCTTATATGGATGTTCAGAACCCCAGTGCTCAACTAGAGCATGAGGCGACCACCTCAAAAATCAGCGATGAGCAGATCTTTTACTGCAAACAACGCGGCATTAGTGAAGAAGATGCCGTGTCGATGATAGTAAACGGTTTCTGTAAAGAGGTTTTCCAAGAATTGCCGATGGAATTCGCGGTTGAGGCACAAAAATTGCTAGAAGTAACCCTTGAGGACAGTGTCGGTTAA